One window of Anas acuta chromosome 23, bAnaAcu1.1, whole genome shotgun sequence genomic DNA carries:
- the NRGN gene encoding neurogranin, whose amino-acid sequence MDCCNEGACTKLDEDILDIPLDDPDANAAAAKIQASFRGHMTRKKIKEGEMDRKTKDAECANSTRGGDLRNGD is encoded by the exons ATGGACTGCTGCAAC GAGGGAGCCTGCACAAAGCTGGACGAGGACATCCTGGACATCCCCCTGGACGACCCCGACGCCAACGCGGCGGCGGCCAAGATCCAGGCCAGCTTTCGTGGCCACATGACCCGCAAGAAGATCAAGGAGGGGGAGATGGACCGGAAAACCAAGGATGCTGAGTGCGCCAACAGCACCCGTGGTGGAGACCTCCGCAATGGTGACTAG